The following are encoded together in the Pygocentrus nattereri isolate fPygNat1 chromosome 3, fPygNat1.pri, whole genome shotgun sequence genome:
- the LOC108415437 gene encoding uncharacterized protein LOC108415437, with protein MAGNKTVDTEKLGTVFPESTPSVSSRLKAFRRQFHTVRATAGDTVHLHCRLSPETSTAAREVRWFKGTDCIEVFQVTVGSCCEGSGKLTLRDAKVTDSGQYRCEMLGEKKEEMSVIHLHVSEFKLVSRSEDVGKPSHVEPLKPTSKQQSSPDFGPHVFCGHDVTLPCYLSPETSAVAMEIRWFKGTDCIYLYLNGQVTEGRGYEGRVSMFTDELQRGNVSLSLRDVQRSDYGEYRCEVTHGGHRVKNDGVRIKAPGCFWRRNKGSKPFKHQLQLVSGDLTRDLNLLKHQLQVVFGDLTRDLNLLKHQKSEKDVRVIRVTIGPKSQKSQGEGGVVKCFLQSCEERKSSSATQQRNYRRIQERERQRERQRERQREGT; from the exons ATGGCAGGAAAC aAAACAGTCGACACCGAAAAACTTG GCACTGTCTTTCCAGAATCCACACCCTCAGTCTCCTCTCGACTGAAAGCCTTTCGTCGGCAGTTTCATACAGTCCGTGCTACTGCTGGGGACACTGTCCACCTGCACTGTCGCCTCTCACCTGAAACCAGTACAGCGGCCAGAGAGGTCAGGTGGTTTAAGGGGACAGACTGTATTGAAGTGTTCCAGGTCACTGTGGGAAGTTGCTGTGAAGGCAGTGGGAAACTGACACTGAGAGATGCTAAAGTCACTGATTCTGGACAATACAGGTGTGAAATGCtgggagagaagaaagaggagatgTCCGTTATTCATCTGCACGTATCAG AGTTTAAACTGGTCTCCAGATCAGAAGATGTTGGAAAGCCGTCTCATGTTGAGCCTCTGAAACCCACTTCGAAGCAGCAGAGCTCTCCAGATTTTGGACCTCATGTTTTTTGTGGTCATGATGTCACTCTGCCCTGTTACCTCTCTCCTGAAACCAGTGCTGTAGCCATGGAGATCAGGTGGTTTAAAGGGACAGACTGCATTTACCTGTACCTGAATGGTCAGGTAACAGAGGGGAGGGGCTACGAGGGCAGAGTGAGCATGTTCACAGACGAGCTGCAGAGAGGAAACGTGTCTCTGAGTCTGCGAGATGTTCAGAGGTCAGATTATGGAGAGTACAGGTGTGAGGTCACTCATGGAGGACACAGGGTGAAAAACGATGGAGTGCGAATAAAAG ctcCAGGTTGTTTTT GGAGACGTAACAAGGGATCTAAACCTTTTAAACATCAA ctcCAGCTTGTTTCA GGAGATTTAACAAGGGACCTGAACCTGTTAAAACACCAA ctcCAGGTTGTTTTT GGAGATTTAACAAGGGACCTGAACCTGTTAAAACACCAA aaaagcgAAAAAGACGTGCGAGTGATTCGAGTGACCATCGGCCCA AAGAGCCAGAAAAGCCAGGGAGAAGGTGGAGTTGTGAAATGCTTCCTCCAGAGT